CCACCCGGTCGACCACGAACGACGACGCGACCCAGCCGACCGCCAGGCACGCCATCAGCCCGCCGTAGCCGACGGGGCCGAGGTGCAGCACCTGCGTCGCGAAGAGCACGAGCATCGCGTTGCTCGCGCTCGCCGCGAACGACCCGAGCGCGACGGTGATCGTGATCGACCGCAGCAGCGGCGTGCCCACCAGGTACCGCAGCCCTTCGCCGATGTCCCGCAACGGGTGCGCCGGCGACTTGACCGGCGGCGGCGACGGAATCCCCCGGACCAGAGCGAAAGCCACGACCGCGGCCACCGTGGCGCCCCACGCCGGGAGCCCCGCCCCGATCCCGAGCAGCACCCCGGTGAACGGCGGGACGACGAACTGCACCAGCCCCCGGTCGATCACCTGCAGCCGCGCGTTCGCCGCCGCCAGCCGGTCGGGCCCCACGACGTCCGGCACGAGCGCGCCGCTGGCCCCGTCGCCGAACACCGACGCCGTGGTGACCACGAACGCCACCACCGCCACCACCGGCAGGCTCAGCGCGTGCAGCGACCCGGCCACGGCGAGCGCCACGGCGGCCGCGGTGAGCACGGCGTACGCCCCCGCCAGCACCGCCGTCCGCCGCACCCGGTCGATCACCACACCCGCGAACAACGACAACACCAGCCACGGCGCCTGCCCGGCCACCGTCACCAGCGAAATCTCCCGCGGGTCGGTCGTGATCGACACGGCCAGCAGCGGAATCGCCGACAGCACCAGGCCTTCCCCCGCCGA
The sequence above is a segment of the Amycolatopsis sp. 2-15 genome. Coding sequences within it:
- a CDS encoding MFS transporter — its product is MGSWGRLQLVAVFGSAGEGLVLSAIPLLAVSITTDPREISLVTVAGQAPWLVLSLFAGVVIDRVRRTAVLAGAYAVLTAAAVALAVAGSLHALSLPVVAVVAFVVTTASVFGDGASGALVPDVVGPDRLAAANARLQVIDRGLVQFVVPPFTGVLLGIGAGLPAWGATVAAVVAFALVRGIPSPPPVKSPAHPLRDIGEGLRYLVGTPLLRSITITVALGSFAASASNAMLVLFATQVLHLGPVGYGGLMACLAVGWVASSFVVDRVVQRLGYSWSMRLAQSCGVVAQLAIAVVPPWPPVVGLVLVFLTATTLVWNVCSQSSRQRFTPSPLLGRVLTSHRALAWGLTPLGALAGGFVAAHVSLRAVWVMSALIQLAGAAVVWWQLSPAAFRDAELAQARLGSFQPGRGK